From Triticum aestivum cultivar Chinese Spring chromosome 7B, IWGSC CS RefSeq v2.1, whole genome shotgun sequence:
tttgtgcgtgaacgtgtctctcagaagcaactacagatcaagtttatttcttccaaggatcaacttgctgacatcttcaccaagccatttcctttgccacagtttgagacttgcaggcgcaatcttacccttctagattcattagaaagtggctaagattgagggagggtgttagactgtatttacatgtgtatattttaacgttgtataccacctcattatatatatatatatatatgtgataggccacccctagagggttgtgccagttccccccaaagcctatcgTCTTACAACTTGATGATATGATCGAATCTGCGCACAACGCAGACACGCCACCATCACCTGCGACGCCTGCTGCGGGGGTTTCACGGGGACCAGCGTGTGGCCGCTCGGGATGGGCAGAGCTCGTCCATGGCGCTGTTCGTCTGCAGCTGATCCCGTCTCTTGGCCGCCCCCGGCACTGCGCAAGCAAGGATACGACTGCAAGCCCGTCTTCGCGTGGCACTTGCTCGGCTCCGGCACCGTGATGCCCATGGCAATTGACAATGCTGAGGGTGAACACCTGCCGCGGCGCCATTATCCGTCGATGACCCGTGAGGCGCGCCTCGCTGTTCCACCGTGTTGGTGGCGTTCAGGTGCCTGCGCTGAtttcaggagagagagagaggggagcggTTGGGAATGAAGGATGGATCTGACATGTGGGATAAGGGTGTAAGTGGGAGGTAGACTTTAATCCCGGTCGGGATGTTTCTTTTCCCGGTGCGCCAAACTGGTCCAGGGTCCAGATTGACCGGGATAAGTGACTATAGGGTACATATTTCAGGGATTTAAAGATGAGGGTTCAATTCCGATAAGCAGTACAACTtcaaggtttaaaatggacttCACCCTACCAGAAACCACAGGAACGTTTCAAGTTGAGAGACCTCCACTCCACACCACACCAACTCACTGATTTTCTTTACCTGGTGTAGTCGTGTCGTGTAACGCTAATTTATGTCAGGACGGCGACGACCCGGAAGCGGAAGCGGTCAGGAGACCCGATTAAATCCAAGTCGCTAGCctgcctttttcttttctttgctttGGTTGGACCGACCGACCGGTTCTTGTGGAAAGCGCAGGCTGACTTGTCAAACAAACCATGCAACGCATTGTCCCGCTCTCCGGGAAGACCACGACCGGGCTTTGACGCCCCGTTGCGTTGCGTTGCGTTCGCACGGGACAGGAGACGGGGCAGGCCGAGCCCGGGGAATACGTGGCAGGATGCGCATCTTTCACTCTCTGTACTGTGCTACGGGGTCAATGTTTTGTCCGTTGGAACCTAGTGGTAGTAGTACACCGGTACTAGGGCGTCAGTGTATAAATGTCACTCGCTTTCACGCATCTCGAACGATGGCCCGTAAATTTGCTCTGACATTTGTCCACAAACAGTGGGAATCAGTTCATGGAATGAATTTCAACCATTTTTTCAACAAGTCTGTTGAAATTTATAATTTATGCGAACGCACCGGATTTCATACAAACTGGACAAATGTATTTATATTTTGGACATATTTTAATTAAAAAGGTAAAACTATGTAGACGTCCTGCCACACGGAGTTCCGTTCCCACAACACGGATACACTATACAAGTCTACGGCCTGTCGCGGTGGATCTCCTTGTCTTCCCATGTCCTGCAGCCCGCTCATCGGAGTGTCGGGAGCCCCGGAGCTATATTATTTCCCCGTATCTTTCCTATGTCCGGTTGCGCCACTCATCGGAGCGGCAAAGGGGGTGCTTCAGCCGGAGGGGAAGGAAGGGCTCCTTCGCTTTCATTAACACCAGGCGGGGGTCAACGATGGTCTGCGCTAAAGAACCGGGAAGTCACCGGCTGTGCAAGCGGTGACACGccggcggtggccttcctgggacccaagcgacgggagcctcccgtgttctactttcccTCGATGTTGGCGGTGGACGCGGACGCCCTGGCCATCGGCTCGTCGATCTTCGCGTAGCCGACTTCTTTCTCCACCGACCAGGCGCGGTTCCGGCAATGTTGACGGCAGATGGCCTTGTCCATGGCAGTCACGATGTCCGTTCCGCCGTGCTCCCCCATGTGCCTTCCTGGAGCAATTAGCCACTCCTCCGCGAGTTGGCTTGGAGTGGCGAATTGTTGAACCACGTGCCTATTTGGGACACCAACGTGCTTCGTCGGACTAGGCGAGGGAGATGGAGCGGTGAGTTGCATGGCTCGTATCCGGCAGGCTCGGCGGGCCCCCAGCCGGCTTTCATGCCGGTGAACTCCTCTTTCTGCTCGTCGGGTGTCATGGAGATTATGGAGAAAATTGTGCGAGGAGGAGATGGGAGCACAGGTTTGGCGTGATTTTTACCCGGCGCCTAGTATCATTTAAATAGCGGGCGTACGGGGAGGAGCTTGCCCGACGTTTTGTTTAATGCCGACCCGTTTGTGAATGAACATGTGACCGGAGTAGTTTTCTTGGCTTCCACGCGGGATTAAGTGAGGCGTTTGAATGCGACAAGGaagcatgttcagccgggcgtgttgTGGGCGGCGCCCTCGGCCGGCGGGCTGCTTGAGTGACGGAGGCAGTGAGATCCGCCCTAAGTCGGCTTCAATGTGAAGCAACTGCTCTACATCgacatgaatgtgggcagctggtGCCGGGCCGAAACGCGCGCGGGTAAGGGAGAAAGGGTTTGGACTGGTTGgggtggtcagaagcgggcgtGGGTGCTGTGTGAACGCCCGTAAAGCCCTCGCGTTTGTCTTCAGTTTGCGGGAAAATGTACACCCTGATCATTTTACGGACCGATACATGCGTGTGTTGGATGGCACAACACGTTCAGATCGTGTGGTGCAAACGGGTGCATGCGGTTTGAGGTCGGCGTTGGTTGGAGACGATCTTTCTTTCGTTCGAGGACCTCATCCACTGCTGATCTTTCTTTCGCGGACCCGTCCATGTCATGCTCTTGTCGACCGGGTATTCGTTTATTCGTCCTCCTAGCCGCGATCGCCACGAGAGAGCGCTGAGTGGCGAGTCAGTGCTGTGCACCGTTATCCGTTCGTACGTACCCCGCGAcctcgtgcgtgcgtgcgtgctggCCTCGCTCGAAAGATCGCTATAGCTTTGCTTTGATGAAAAAAACGTTGCGGTGTCAGCGACGTCTCCCGGCCGTCGGCGTAGGGACGCCCGAGCCCGACAGTGCCGTTGGTGCCACTGGGCGCCGCTCCCTACCTCGCATGCGCTCTGTTTTAAAAACGGCTACTCGCGCGCCTCCGGTGTGATGCGATGCGATGCGTCCGGATGGATGATGGGCGGTTTGTTTATGGCGGGGCTCACGCGTCATTCGGTGGCAGTACCAACGCCTCGCCGGGACGCGCTTCCAACGCATCCCCGATCCCGCGCCCATTTTAAATACCGCCACCACCTCCTGCTCCTGCCTGCCTCAGCCTTCAGGGTCACGCCATTCGCGGGTAGGCCCGTGGAGTGCCCTTAAATTCCGTGGACGCCCCCCGCTTTCCATGGGAGAAAGTAAAAAAAAAACCCATAGCCAAACAATTTGGTGGGAAATTCAACTAGATTTGTATAGTCTTTTAGAAACACAGGACACAGAAGCCCATATATACACACACGCCCATTCCTGTGAATGCGCGCATATCTTATTCCTACGAGCATCTCCGATAGACTTAACCGGCAGATCTTCATATTGACGAGATTGTTACGAACGCCTCGTCGTTAACGGGCGTGTCATACTGCTAGACGACTTGAACCCTGTGGCAGGTATCACGACAACGACACATGGACATCTCAGCTAAGCTCAGTTTGCAGTGAGGTTTGCGAAATTGTAAGCCAAGTTCATGGAATAACAGTTTCCCTTCAGTAAGATCAGCTCAAGTATTACGAAACACGAGGGACAAACCACCGACTTTGTGTCTAGATACTTTCCTATATTTGTTTAGCCTTTTTTTATTCACGATGTAACGATTATTTAAGTTTAATATAAACCAGCCATGTTGTCCTTTTCCCTAAAAAGGTATTAGGAAACACCAAATGGATCGACCTAGTTGATAGGTTGGGATGTCGGCGGTCTAGGTCGAATCTTCCCCTCTGGCAAACATCGGAGGAATCGCGGGGAAAGAAAGCCGATGGTCAAAGTGAACGTCGATACTTTCGCAACATGTCGATCTTTAGAATGTAGCTGGAGTGTAAGTTTCGAACACTGCCGAGAGAATTGAATGAAGTTGCACATGATGTAGCTAGACCGTTATGGTCATATAATTCACATGTAACTGAATAAAATCCACCATGATGGCTTTCCTAAGAAGAAAAAAGATATATTCGATTTGAGGCATACCAAGGTCGAGGATGAGGGGTTGCTTCGTGCTTATGATAGTCTTGAACCCCAGTGTTTCGAGGCAACATGAGTAACAAGATTTGAGTACTCAACTCGTTTCGACGCGCTCTTTTCTGTAGAAATGTTTCGAGAAACCCGCAGTGGCCACATTAATGTTGCGATTCAATAGTTAACCGTTTATCTGTTTACATTATGTATGTGTTACGAGTGTGAATTTGCCGTTCTAGTAAAAGAAGATGTTTCATCCATTACGAGTAAAACATGTAGAGAATTTATCGATCCTGAAGCTCCACAAACAACTGCTCCAGTCTTCATGAGTAGGCTTTATGTGAATACGTATGTGTACGTATGTGTGGTCGTGTGCTATGTACATCCATGTTTGCACTAACGTTGCAAGTGGCTTTggatgtgttttcatatatactaTGTATCTTTGTGTGAATTGAGCTAGATTATTATTTTTCTCTCTCAAGAAGTTGAAACATGGCTACTCGAGTTCAAGTTGCATGGGTCTCCTACTTTCATGGATTTAAATGGTGATTCTGTCGATCATAAGATTTAACGACTTAGAGTCTCGGACTCTCGAAAGTGTTCATAGAGGCATGATACGTAGAAAATCCCAACGGGAATTGGAGCATGTCATTCATAAATGTTGAGTGTGCCTGTGTATTTGTGAGAATGCACTCGTGTACTCTATGTTTTAAAAAGGTTTTAATAGTGCCCCCTTGATATAAGATACAGGAACATGAAAAACAACATAGTGATATGTCATGTTTGATATTACATGATTAACATGCGTGTTTGATAGTGCACAGAAAAACATATGCTTCATCATACTTAGTAGGTCGAATTTTTTTCTATTAaaactagtacaaatgaatcccAAGGTTATAATCACACGATTCAAACAATCCTTATAAGGAAAAATCGTAGGATCAGATCCTCCAAAAAAAATTACCAGCTTGTATGTTGATCGAGTTGAACGTATGGGGCACTAGccgccgtctcctcctcctccaaaaaagctagggtttgtgcctctcgccggcgccgccacAGGCCCGCCTCGTcttcggtggccctagggccatggggcgcagtggatcctggcaagggccggcggggGCTCCGTTGTTAGTTGtttctttgagttttgttagggtttgtgtcctactcaggaaagacgagacggcggcggcggctccctgaagatggaataaaggtctctaTTCGGTGCGAGGAGTGGATAATAATATGAGAAATGTTCGGGGATGCAGGTGTGAACTTGCCATGCCCCATGCATCGTCTGAACTAAAcgcgggcatgggcagcccggcccgaaaaacccgggccgggccgggGCCGGGCTTGACACTCGGCCCGGGCTCGGGCTTGACACTCGGCCcgggctcgggctttgttttgcagcGCGAGAAgtagttcgggccgggctcgggcttctctttttctatttttcgggccttgctttcgggcttcgggccgggcttgcacgtaCACGTACTAAAAAAACAGCGTTCGGGcggggctttcgggcttcgggcttgatttCGGGTCGGGCTCAGGCTTGATTTCagggagtatttcgggcttcggactgggctcgggcttgagaaatgaaggtcgggcttttacaagcccggcccggcccgacgtttgcccaggTTTAGTCTGAACCACCCACGATCTACTACTACCAAGTCGCACGATCGGGCAGCAACTGAACCAACCAACCAACCGCTGCCCTCTTCCACTCCACgactcttcttcttccccttctttacTCACTCCGTCGTCGACGCCGTCGCCTCCGCCTCATATATTAGCCGCTGCGTGTCGTCTGCCTTCACATTCACACACACTCGCCCGCGGACAAACCAACACGCGCGCTCCCTCTCCCACGGCAGGCCAGCACTGCAGCAGCGCGAAGAGCCAGCGTCGTCCATGGCGCCTCTGCTCCTGCTCTTCCTCCTCGGCGGCCTCTGCGCCCTCTTctccctcgcctcctcctcctcgcgcggcGCCAAGAAGTGCTGCGACGTCGACGGCGAGAAGTCCAAGAGTAACAACCACGGCGAGCAAGAAGCCAAGGCCAGCAAggcggaggagagggaggagcggCCGGCGCCGGCGGACCGGGAGGCAGACCTGGGGATCGTGTTCTCGACGTTCGACCACGACGGCGACGGCTTCATCACGGCGGGGGAGCTGGAGGAGTCGCTGAAGCGGCTGGGCATCGCCGTGTCCGCCGCCGAGGCGGCCGCCATGGTGGCCCGCGTCGACGCCAACAGCGACGGCCTCATCGACATCCACGAGTTCCGCGAGCTCTACGACTCCATCCCCAAGAAGCGCAAGGCCTCGCTGCTCCCCGCCTCCGCCGGCGCGGCCGACGGGgccgagggggaggaggaggacgacgacgaggagggggaggagatgGACCTCAAGGAGGCGTTCGACGTGTTCGACGGCAACAAGGACGGGCTCATCTCCGCCGAGGAGCTGGGCACCGTGCTGGGCTCCCTCGGCCTGcgcggccgccccgccgccgccgagtgCCGCGACATGATACGCCTCGTCGACAGCGACGGCGACGGCATGGTCAGCTTCGAGGAGTTCAAGCGCATGATGGCCGTCGTCAAGGCCTAGCCCCACCCCCACTCCAccttcttcttctctccctccccaGAGATCGAATTTTTTGTTCTTGGATTCTGCGAGTCCGAGCGACGTTGTTGGTGATCTGCTCTCGGACTGGATCCGAAGATCAGACGACGAAGAACCCACTAATCAACCAGTTTATTACGGGAGAGGGGGCTGGCCGGAAGCTAAATCAGCTTCCCGCTCCGGCCGTGTGTTCTCCCCTCCCCTGTTCTTGCTGATCAACTTGGTTTCTCATCTCCTCTGCTGTGTTACTGACAAGCACTCTATCAAGTATGCATGTAAATATTATTTCTTGGTCGGCTGGTGAAAAATTAAGATCTCACTCAATGCATAAGGATTGCTCTGCTGCTGTGCTTGTGAAATGATCAGTGTTTCTTTGCACTTGTTAATTActcactagtgtaaaaaacgctcttatattatgggacgaaggaagTATGTGCCAATTTTTTGGGACCAAACTTTCAGAGCTTTAGCCATGGACACTTGTCCATGAAGAAAGCCAGAGAGAAAGTACCTATCTGCCTTTGTGTACAAGGTAGGTATTTTGCCATCTTACGCTGTCAAAAGGAAAAATTACATCTGGAGACTGAGTTGTGTACAGACTTTTGTACCATGCGTTCTTGTCTTTTGAACAAATCAATGTGCACATACGTAGTTGAGTGGGTCTTTGGGCGTGCCATTTTTACCCGGTCAGAGTCGCAGGGAAAGAACAAATTCACCAGCGCTAACCTGAGAAAAATCAAAGTAGAAGAAAATCTTGAGATGTAGGCCCATTTTTTCGAGAATGGACTTTTCGAGATGTAGGCCTGTACTTTGTTCTTACTCTGAAGAACGTCTTGACCGGAGAAAATCACATCAAAATAACCACCTGCGTGTGAAAACACCGGCCGTTTTTGTCATCATCATAGTAGTCTGAGACTCTGAGTACAAACTCATCGTCACTGGTCTGCAAAACTGCCGTTGAAGCAAGCACCAGTATCCACAACGGTCTGAAAAGCCAGTTTTAAACTGAGTGATCCTCTTCAGAGAGGCCCGTCTCGTCTTGTCTCATTCTGATGTTAGCGAGACCCGTTAAAACTGCAGCCCGAAGTCAATGGTTAGTCCTAGCATTTTTAAAGCGGCACTGAAGATATTGTTTTCCTGAAACCACTGCTCATGCTCACAGATCACTGTCAGTGTTTAATACAGTTTCTTGGATCTGGCTAGGAGGCCTGTAATAACACTAGTAACATTTAAAAGCAGCACTGAAGATTTTCTTACGCTCCAGATCGCTGTCAGTGTTTTTATGAACAACTACACAGAGCTCGGGCCTGCAGCAATTTATCATTTTAATCCGTGGTTGACAAATGGGCCGGTGGCGTATTTTGCAACGAACAATTACTTACACAGACAACAAATGGCAACCAGGAGAAGGAGGATCGGTGATTTGGGGAGCGGGGAAAGAAGCGAGGGAGCATGTGCTGGTCATCAATGGCGGGCAGAAATGATGAGATGGGCGCGGCATCAGCCTCAAGAACCCAGGCGAGATGCGGATTCCCAGACAGGTGGAATGTGGTTCGATCCCATCTATGCTTCCGTCTTGGCGCGTCGACAGAAGAGCAATGGCTGGCCACTTTCTCTAGGCAAGGGGAGGTCATGGTCTCAAAAAGGAACCGTTAATTTTTAACCGACGGGCATGGTTTGGATACTTGGATAATGACCAAACCTTGAGAATGACAGAAATCTAGGCAACAGAAATTCAATAATCCTTTTTTTGGTGATAATAATTCCTGCTCGTGAAAGAAGTTCCCACGTTGAGGGCATGGGTTTCTTCCACGTCGAGGTGCCTGACGCCCTCCGCCCTCCCCCTTGCTCCCGGCGGTGGTCTCCGTCGTGGGCGAGGGTGTGGCTTCCCCCGCGATGACcgaggccgagctcaaccacctgTGTAGGTGCAAGTGGGACTGACAGGTTGCCCCCACTTCCGCCAACACCTTCACGGTGGTCTTCCCCGACGCCATCAGCATGGGCTACTGCACCCGCAGCGGCAACATCACCTTGGTTCTCAACCAGTTGGTGGTGGACATCTCCGAGCCGAAGTGGGATCCCAAGGCGGTGGCGGTTCTGGACACGGCTTGGATCCTTATCACCGGCCTTCCCGATATTGCCCGGTCTGAGCGTGTTATCCGCAGTTTGTCCAAGATTctcggcaaggtggtggtggtcgacgagctctccctccgcaaggaggaggaggtccgggtgAAGGTGAAATGCCTAGACTCCTCCAAACTCCGCGCCACTGTCCGCGTGTTCTTCAACGACGAGAGCTTCGACCTCAAGATCTGCCCTGAGCCATCGAACCATGTCGGCCGCCCCCGCTCCTCCGATGACGGCCATCAGGGGGGTGGGTCGGACGATGCCGACGACTCTCACCACCGGCGCCCTCGCCCATCTCGCCATGACGACGATCCTGAGGACGACGACGAGATGTCGGAGCACTCCCGCTCACCCTCCCACGAGCCCCCTGCGGGTCAGGGCGGGTCCGGAGCCGGGCACACCCGAGTGACGGCCTATGCCCTCGCAGCTGCCCTCCGGCTGGCCGTCCCCCTCTGGCATCTCCTGCTTCGTCGGCTGAGGTCAGCGACATCTCTAGCGTAGGCCTACTTGTGCTTCCGCCATCGTCACCCCGCTTCCCGTCCGCCGACTCCGCTCCGATCCAGTCTCCACTGAGCCCGCCGCCATCACCTCTTCCTGGCCCGACTCCTTTGGCTCCCATGGACAACGACGGTGGGGGCCTGAACGCCGCGACGCGCCTGCTTCTCCACCTGCGGCGGACCCGACTGGGGGCTCCCTGGGCCCCCCGTCCTGCCTCTTCCGCTGGTGGCCCCCAGCGACGCTCTCGCCTCCCCTGCCCCCCTAGCCGTGGTGGTGCCCGACGACGTGACCACCCCCGTCGCTGCGCACCCACCACGGACAGTGGCATACGGCCGACGGCCTTGCTCCACTTCGACGCCGATGACTGCCTCCCGTCGCAGCGCCCGCCTCGATGCGGCCCACCCGTCGGACCTCCCGGCCCCATCCGTCTCCGAGCGTGCTGAGCTTCGGGCGACGACTAGGAACCTCGAGTCAGGTGCGGTCTCCACCCCCCCATAGTTCTTTCGGTTGTTCCTTTTCCGCATTAGAGGCCGTTCCGCTTCGCCACCTCGCTCGGGTGGCCACGGATTCGGCCATCATCTTCAGGGGGGAAGTTGGTCCCCCCTTAGAGCAGATCGCGGCCATTCAGGCCCGCGAGATTTTGGATGGCAAGCTGGCAGAAACTCGGGCGCGCCTCCGCCGCCAACCCATGGAACTGGCCATCACACCTTCCGTGACGGCGGTCCCGGCAGTGCCCAATGAGTTGATCCATGAGCGCACTCGCTCTCGCACTGCGGCCCTTCGGGCACAGAGCGCCTCCCGTGTCTTGGGGCCAAGCAGCCCCCCGATGGCGGCTTAGATGCGAGtcctcttctggaacatccgcggctttGGCCATgacggccgccgccgccaactcatCGAGTACATGCGTGACGAGCACATCGACATCATTGCCATCCAGGAAACCATGCGCACGGAGTTCTCCCTCCCTGAGCTCGATTGCCTTAGCCCCCACCTATTCGgctggcattggctcccttctagtgggaccaTGGTGTactcgggtggcatccttttaggtgtgaaggatgccacctttgaggtgggcgGAATGGACCGAGGCGATTTCTTCGTCGGTATGGAGATCTTTGAACGGGCGCTCAACTTCAAATGGGAGGTCATGATCGTGTATGTACCGGCGGACCACCGCTGCTCCCCGGCCTTCCTCGCTGAGCTGCAGCAGAAGATCTTCGCTTCCCTCCTTCCTGTAGTCGTGGGATGAGACTTTAACCTTATCTGCTCCCCGGATGAGAAGAGCAACGACCGGATCAACCTTCCCCGGATGCAGATGTTCAACGACTGCATCGCGGAGCTAGGCCTCCGCGAGCTTGAGCGGACATGTGCTAGGTTCACCTGGACTAATCGTCAGGCGGACCCAACATGATCCATCCTGGACCGCGTCCTAGTTTCTCCGGAATGGGAGCTTAGATGCCCCCTGACCTCGCTTCGGGCGATCACCCAGATCGGTTCTGACCACGTGCCCCTACTCCTCTCCACCACCGACGACCGGCCTCTGGTTCCGCTGCGTTTCCGGTTTGAGCTCTTCTGGCTCAACCAGGCGGGCTTCCTCGAGGCGGTTGCGGCTAAGTGGATCTCCGCGCGCGCCTCTCCTCACTGCTCCATGACCGTTGTTGACTCGTGGCAATTTTGCGCCAAGCTCGCCCGCCAATTTATAAAGGGTTGGGGCGTGAACCTTGGGCGAGACCTTCGCGAGTGCAAAAAAGCCCTCCTGTCGGCCATCCAGACCCTGGACACCCGCGCGGACACTTCCGGTATATCCCCTGACGAGTGGATGCTGCGATATGATCTCGAGGATCAGCTCTCGATCATCTACACGGACAAAGAGGCTTACTGGAGGCTCCGGGGTACCCAAAGATGGATGCTCTGTGGAGACGCCAATACGACGTACTTCCAGGCGATCGCGAATGGGTGACGTAGACGGAATTCCATCAATTGCCTGTGGGATGGAGATTCCCAACTTGCCCGCCCCTCGGATATTCGTGTCCATGTATACGACTTTTGTAAAGACCTTTTCCCCCACCCCTCGGGGTGGGGTCGCACTGGCCCCCGACACTTGGTCGGGCCGCCAGCTAGTGACTGCCGAGGCTAATGCCACTTTGGTGGCGCCTTTCTCGGAGGACGAGATCCTCGCGGCCATAAAGGGTATGAACCCTTCCTCGGCTCCAGGACCGGATGGACTGCCAGTGATGTTTTTCAAAACATTCTGGCAAACCATCAAGCCGGAGGTCATGGCCCTCTTCGACGAATTCTTCTCGAGGACCATGGACCTTGGGCGCCTGAACTATGGGGTCATCACCCTCATCCCCAAAGTTCCGGGTGCTTCGGATA
This genomic window contains:
- the LOC123157353 gene encoding probable calcium-binding protein CML30, coding for MAPLLLLFLLGGLCALFSLASSSSRGAKKCCDVDGEKSKSNNHGEQEAKASKAEEREERPAPADREADLGIVFSTFDHDGDGFITAGELEESLKRLGIAVSAAEAAAMVARVDANSDGLIDIHEFRELYDSIPKKRKASLLPASAGAADGAEGEEEDDDEEGEEMDLKEAFDVFDGNKDGLISAEELGTVLGSLGLRGRPAAAECRDMIRLVDSDGDGMVSFEEFKRMMAVVKA